The Sulfurospirillum sp. UCH001 genome segment AGCCAATTGTTTTAGAATATAACGTTCGTTTTGGTGATCCAGAGTGTGAGATTTTGATGCCTCTTTTGAAGACACCAGCAAGCGAACTTTTCTATAAAGCTGCTACAGGAAATCTAAAAAATTTAAAGATTGAATTTTTTGATAAGTATGCTATTGCTGTTGTTATGGCAAGCGAAAATTATCCGTATGGCAATTCAAAACCAGCAGAAATTATCATTGATAAGAATGTGCATGATGGTTTAGAAAATACACATATCTCGTATGCTGGTGTGAGCCTGGAAGATGGCAAGCTTTATGCAACAGGTGGACGTGTATTGCTGTGTGTAGGGGTTGGGGAAAGCATTAAAGAGGCACGCGATCGTGCGTATTTACTGTGTGGACAAGTCCATTTTGCGGGTAAACAATTTAGAAGTGATATTGCGTATCAGGCACTCAAACATGACAAATGAAGAGTTGATTGAAAAATTTGAAAGTGAAAATATTACGTTAGCATCGCTTCAAAAACGAGGTCTTGCGTATTTCATTGATGAAATTTTGATTTCGGTTTTATTCTCTTTAATCTATTTTGATCAAATTCCTGAAAATATGAGTACTGAAGAGATGATCGGTGCGATTAATAGTTTGTTCGGTTATGTAGTTGTTTTAAAAGTCATCTATCAAACTTATTTTGTTTGGATGTATGGTGCGACATTAGGTAGAATAGCAATGAAAATTAGGGTTATCTCTACAGATGACTTAGAAAATCCTTCCTTTTTGCTTTCACTTAGCAGAGCGGCATTTAGAATTATCAGTGAGTCCATATTTTACTTAGGTTTTTTATGGGCAGCTTTAAATCCAAAAAGAGAGACATGGCATGATAAAGTTGCCAGTACGTTGGTGGTCAATGCGAATTAAATTTTTTGTTTTATTGGTGCTTTCATTAGGAAGCATGTGGGCAGCACAAACACAAAAGACTCCACAAGATGTTGAAGTCTTAGCACAGAGTGTTACTAAAAATGGTACGTTGATACATGCTGTTAATGATGTTGTTCTTTACAGTCCAAAATATCTTATTACCGCTGATGAAGCGTATTATGATCATGAAAGTGGAGATTTAGAACTTTTTGGCAATATTACAATGTTGGAGGGTGTCAGTTACGCATCGCGTAGTGGTCATACAAAACTCAATCTTAACACGGATAAAGGTATTTCTGATCCTCTGTTCTTTTTTGATGAAAAATCAAATGTTTGGATCAAATGTGAAAATGCTATTTTAAATCCAGAAACGTATGTGACAGAAAAATCAATTGTTTCAAGTTGTAATACACAAGAACCTGATTGGAAAATCGCCTTTACAACAGGCGAATTCAATAAAGAGAGTAAGTGGTTACATCTTTATAACCCAGTTTTTTATGCGAATGATGTTCCTCTCTTTTATCTTCCTTATTTTTCATTTTCAACAGATACAACACGTAGAACAGGGCTTTTAAGACCGGAGTTTGGATTGGGACGCACAGAAGGGTTTTATTATATGCAACCTATTTACATCGCTCCTGACGTTGATTATGATGTTGAACTTCGTCCACAAATAAGAACGAATAGAGGCGAAGGAATACATGGAACCTATCGTTTTGTTGATTCTGCTTATTCTTCTGGAGAATTGACAACAGGTTATTTTAAAGAACATAGTAATTATGCCGAAGAAGAAAACCTTAAAAATAGCTCTCATTATGGTTTTAGGATGATGTATGATCGTAGTCAACTTTTAAGTCGTAAATACGATTTTGAAGATGGATTGTGGTTCGATATTAATTATTTGAATGACATTGACTATTATAATACCATGCGTAATGAGACCTTAAGTTACGATAAATTAGCTACTTCTAGACTTAATTATTATGTTACTAAAGATTTGGATTATGTTGGTATGTATGCAAAATATTATATCGATACTTCTAAAGTATCTAATGATACAACGTTGCAGGAGTTACCAACTGTGCATTATCATCATTTTGCAAATCCACTTTTTTTAGATAATTTATTTTATTCTGTGGATTATAAAGCAAAAAATTATGATCGAAAAGAAGGTATGACTGCTTTTCAAAATGAAGTTGATGTTCCTTTTACCTTCTACTTTTCACTTCTCGAAGATTATTTGCATGTAAGTGTTTCAGAAAATCTCTATGCATCCCATATCGCATATGGAAGTGATGATACGCAAGAAAATGAAGGAAAATATTGGAGAAATTATCATAAAATCTCACTCTATACAGAACTAGCTAAACCGTATGATTCATTTTATCATACGATGTTTATCGGTCTTGACCATATTATCCCCAGTAAAGAGGATGAAAATGGTTATATGGCAGATTTTATACCACTCAATACACTTGCAAAGAGTACATCTTTAACATTAAAAGAGTTTTTTTATAATAGTGATGCTGAGAAGAAAGTTAGTCATAAAATGAAACAATTCTATTACAGTGACTATAATTATAAATATGGTGATTTAGAAAACGATCTACAATATTACATAACAGATAAAATTTCATTAGGCCATAATATTCACTATTCTCATGAGTTTAGTAAAATTTCACGTAATCAGATTTCTATCAATTACATGGATGATATTTACTCAACTTCATTACGTTATACATATCAAGGCACTACTTATAAAGAAAATACAATTTATAAAATCATTGAAGATTCGACAGCAAAAAAAGATTATAGTTACGTTACATTATATGCTGATAGTAAATATTTTACTCATTATAAAGTATTTACCTCAATCGATTATGATGTTCGTGAAGATGAGTTCAGATCGTGGGCATTAGGGTTTAAAAAGAGCTTGAAATGTTGGGATTATTCTATTCAGTATAAGGATACAACAACTCCAAAATCAACAAGTTCAACTAATGGAATTGATTCTGTAAATAGACAGGGTATTATGTTTTTGTTCAACCTCTATCCTATGGGAAGTGTTGGATATGAACTTTCTAAAGAGTCAGAACAAAAGTTATAAAACAATGAGATTGAGTTAAAAATTGAAGGAGCATAAGAGTGGAATATAAAATTAATGTTAATAACCAAGAAGAGATTTATGATCTCGGCAAAGTTGCAAAACAAGCAGCAGGTGCTGCATTATTAAAAATTAAAAATACGGTTATTTTAGCAACAGTTGCAAGAGATGATACTCAGGTTGCTGAGAACTTTGTACCATTAACAGTGCAATATATTGAAAAAACATATGCCGTTGGAAAAATTCCTGGTGGTTATTTTAAACGTGAAACCAAACCGGGTGATTTTGAAACTCTAACGTCACGAATTATTGATAGAAGTCTTAGACCACTTTTCCCAAAAGGGTATGCTTATCCAACTCAAATTACTGTTTTTGTATTAAGTTGTGATTCAGAAGTTGATCTCCAAGTAGCCGCTCTAAATGCTGCTAGTGCTGCTCTTTATCTTTCCGATATTCCTGTAAATAAAGCAGTTGCAGGTGTGCGTATTGGCTATATTGACGGACAATATGTTGTGAATCCTTCAAATTCAGCTTTAAAAACGAGTTCATTAGATCTTTACGTAGCAGGAACTAAAGAAGAGCTCTTAATGATTGAAATGCGCTCTATTGCTTCAATGGAAACGATGAGCCTTCCTGTCATGGCCATTGATCCTATGCTGGATCCGACACTTGCAGAGAGCGTTATCGCTAAACAATCTGTAAATGAATTTGATGAAGATGCTATTTTAGCTGCAATTGATAAAGCTCAAAGTGCTATTACAGAAGCTACATCAGCTTATGAAACTACATTTAAGCCTTTGAAAAAAGAAGATGCTATTCTTGATTATAAGCAAGATTTAGTCAATGATTCTATTTATGCCTACATTGACGAATTCTATAAAGAAGAAGTTTATAATGCCATCAATCAAATGGCAAAAAGTGAACGAGCAAGTGAGCTTGGAAAGATTGTTACTAAAATCTTAAGTGATGAAGTTGCCGTTTTAGAAGGTTGGAGCAAAGACCTTGTTGATAGCGTTGTCAATGCCTATAAAAAGAAAATTGTACGTGAAATGATTATTGAAAAACGTGTTCGTGCTGATGGTAGAAAACTTAATGAAATCAGACCTATTAGCATTGAGACAAACTTATTACCTCTTGCGCATGGCTCATGTCTCTTTACACGTGGACAAACACAAGCTTTAGTTGTTGCGACATTGGGTAATGATAAAGATGCACAGATGTATGATCTCTTAACCGAGAAAAATACAATTAATGATACATTTATGGTGAATTATAACTTCCCAGGTTTCTCTGTGGGTGAAGCTTCTCCACTCCGTGCACCAGGTCGAAGAGAATTAGGTCATGGCAATCTTGCTCGTCGTGCATTAGAACCAGTTGTTGATATGAATCGCTTACAAACCATTCGTCTAGTTTCTGAGATTTTAGAATCCAATGGTTCTTCCTCTATGGCGACTATCTGTGGTGGTGCATTAGCCCTTAAAGCTGCTGGCATTCATCTTGAAAAACTTGTAGCAGGTATTGCTATGGGGCTCGTTTTTGAAGGGGATAAACACGCGGTTTTAAGTGATATTATGGGCTTAGAAGATCATGATGGCGATATGGACTTTAAAGTAGCTGGAACAAGAGATGGTATTACGGCTCTTCAGATGGACATTAAACTGGGTGGTATTTCGCGAGATGTTCTAAAAGAAGCTTTATATCAAGCAAAAGAGGGTAGAGCACATATTTTAGGCTTGATGGAAGCTGCAAATGAAGAAATTGTAGTTAATAATGCTATTTTGCCAAAGCTAGAGCTTTTCAATGTTGATCCGTCTAAAATTGTAGACATCATTGGTCAAGCCGGTAAAACGATTCGCGAAATTATTGAAAAATTTGAAGTCTCTATTGACCTCGATCGTGAAAAAGGTGAAGTTAAGATTGCTGGCGAAAATAAAGAAAAAGTAGAAGCAGCAAAAGAACATATTATTCAGATTACAAATAAACCTGCATTTGGTGGACGTGGTGGTCATGGAAGAGATCGTGGTGACAAACACGGACATGGTCACAAAGAAGAGAAACCTATCCCAACATTTATTCAGGATGAAGTTGTAGATGGCGTAGTAAAACGCATTGTCGATTTTGGTGCATTTATTGAGCTCCCTGGTGGTATTGATGGTCTTTTACATGTATCAAAAATTGCTGATCATCGCGTAGATAAAGTAAGTGATTACTTGAGCTTAGAGCAAAAAGTACGTGTTAAAATTTTGAAACAAACAGGAAATAAAATAGAGTTAGGTTTAGAGCGCTAACTTTAAAGGGTTTTTAACAATTGGATAGATATAATCTCGCTCACAAAGTGGAAAGTAGGGATTATATCCGAACAGACTTTGAAAAAAATATAGGAGCAATCTTTGAAAAAGATTCTTTTTTTAATGGTAGCATTTGCAACATTTGCATTTGCAGGTGAAGGTGAAACAGTTAAAGCTTATTCAGCACTTGCTGTAGGTATCGTACTTGGTCTTGCTGCACTTGGTGGCGCAATCGGTATGGGTAACACTGCATCTTCAGCTATTTCTGGAACAGCAAGAAATCCTGGTCTTGGTGGTAAACTTGTAACTACAATGTTTATTGCACTTGCGATGATCGAAGCACAAGTTATTTATGCACTTGTTATCTCTTTGATCCTTCTTTACAAAAACCCATTTCTTGGTTAATTAACAAGTAAATAAAACGAGACCTTTTTTAAGGTCTCACTCCTTTTATGCGGACGTGGTGGAATGGTAGACACACTACCTTGAGGTGGTAGCGCACTACGTGTGTGGGGGTTCAAATCCCCCCGTCCGCACCATTCATTTTCTTCTTAAATTTACTTTCCTATTTTTATAAAATTCGATGTTTAATTATGTTACTATATACCTCCATTTTTCAAGTTTGAAAGGTTGTTAATGAGAGAGTTAGAGCTAAAAAATGTCATTAAAATTGATGGCAGAGAGTTTTTAATTTCTACAATTAGTATGCATGTCAGACACTCGTTTTTCGAAGGTGATTCTAAAAAAATTGTTTACGAGACAATGGTTTTTGAGATCATTAATGATGAAGTACAGTTTCATCATCCTATTTTCAATGAACGCTACAATATGCCTGATGAAGCTATCGCTGAGCATGGTGCAATTATTAAACATCCTGAAAACTTTTTCATCATCTAGATATCCTTTTTCTTGCTTATGAGAAAGATTTTTTTCCTCTTATGTCTTTTCTTCGGAACACTTTGGGCGCAAAATACCAAAGATATTTTGTTGCTTCATTCATATCATAAAGGATATAAATGGAGTGATGATATCTCCAAAGTTATTGAAAAAAATTTTTCAGATAAAGATAATACATTTGTATCGACAGTCTATATGGATACCAAACGTGTTGATACCCCCGAATATTTAGAAGAGTTTTATCATTACTACAAAGAACGATTTAAACATTATAGTTTTGATATTGTCATGGCAGTTGATAACAGTGCTCTTGCTTTTGTGCAAGAGCATTATGAAGAACTCTTCAAAAATACTCCTATTGTTTTTCTTGGTATCAATAATTTTGAAAACAGTTTGATTCAAGGAATAAAGCGAGTCACGGGTGTAGTTGAAAATGTTGATATAGAAAAAAATCTTGATTTAATGCTCGCACTGCAACCAGAATTAGATAAGATCTTGGTGATTAATGAACAGTCTATTACAGGTGATGCTATCCGTAAGGAGATTGATGCAGTTGAGTCAAAATACCGTAGCCGTGTCGAGATAGAGCATATCAATAGTATGGATATGGAAGAGATCGCCTCAAAAACTGCGGAGCTTGGTAAAAATAGTGCAATTTTGTGGGTTCTACTTTTTAAAGATAAAACAGGACGATTTTTTACCTACAAAGATAATTTACAACAGATTCGTAAAATTACAAATACACCTATATATGGACTTTGGGATTTTTATTTAGATTACGGCATTGTAGGCGGTTTTTTAACTAGTGCGACTTCTCAGGCAGAAGCTGCCTGTAAAATCGTGGATCAAATTTTTGCGGGGAAAGATCCGAGTCATATTCCTATTGTAGAAAAAAGCCCCAACCGTTATATGTTTGATTACAAAGAACTTGAAAATCATAGAATTGATCCTTCTCCTGTTCTAAAAAATTATGAAATTATCAATAAACCATTCTCTTTTTATGAAGAGTATAAACAATATGTTTGGCTATTTGCGGCTATTTTTAGTGCAATTATCATGATAGTACTCTTTTTGATGCAAAATGTACGTATTCGAAAACAGAGTGAATTAGCACTTAAAAACCAACTTGAATTTATTAAAGTTCTTCTCGATACGATTCCCAACCCAATCTATTTTACAAATGTTGCAGGGGAATATATTGGTAGCAATACCGCATTTGCAAGACTGT includes the following:
- a CDS encoding LPS-assembly protein LptD yields the protein MRIKFFVLLVLSLGSMWAAQTQKTPQDVEVLAQSVTKNGTLIHAVNDVVLYSPKYLITADEAYYDHESGDLELFGNITMLEGVSYASRSGHTKLNLNTDKGISDPLFFFDEKSNVWIKCENAILNPETYVTEKSIVSSCNTQEPDWKIAFTTGEFNKESKWLHLYNPVFYANDVPLFYLPYFSFSTDTTRRTGLLRPEFGLGRTEGFYYMQPIYIAPDVDYDVELRPQIRTNRGEGIHGTYRFVDSAYSSGELTTGYFKEHSNYAEEENLKNSSHYGFRMMYDRSQLLSRKYDFEDGLWFDINYLNDIDYYNTMRNETLSYDKLATSRLNYYVTKDLDYVGMYAKYYIDTSKVSNDTTLQELPTVHYHHFANPLFLDNLFYSVDYKAKNYDRKEGMTAFQNEVDVPFTFYFSLLEDYLHVSVSENLYASHIAYGSDDTQENEGKYWRNYHKISLYTELAKPYDSFYHTMFIGLDHIIPSKEDENGYMADFIPLNTLAKSTSLTLKEFFYNSDAEKKVSHKMKQFYYSDYNYKYGDLENDLQYYITDKISLGHNIHYSHEFSKISRNQISINYMDDIYSTSLRYTYQGTTYKENTIYKIIEDSTAKKDYSYVTLYADSKYFTHYKVFTSIDYDVREDEFRSWALGFKKSLKCWDYSIQYKDTTTPKSTSSTNGIDSVNRQGIMFLFNLYPMGSVGYELSKESEQKL
- a CDS encoding sensor histidine kinase; the protein is MLHSYHKGYKWSDDISKVIEKNFSDKDNTFVSTVYMDTKRVDTPEYLEEFYHYYKERFKHYSFDIVMAVDNSALAFVQEHYEELFKNTPIVFLGINNFENSLIQGIKRVTGVVENVDIEKNLDLMLALQPELDKILVINEQSITGDAIRKEIDAVESKYRSRVEIEHINSMDMEEIASKTAELGKNSAILWVLLFKDKTGRFFTYKDNLQQIRKITNTPIYGLWDFYLDYGIVGGFLTSATSQAEAACKIVDQIFAGKDPSHIPIVEKSPNRYMFDYKELENHRIDPSPVLKNYEIINKPFSFYEEYKQYVWLFAAIFSAIIMIVLFLMQNVRIRKQSELALKNQLEFIKVLLDTIPNPIYFTNVAGEYIGSNTAFARLYDRTKEEMIGKTIFDFYPGEWASERRKNDLELLENKGSETVELMLHLPKKRARLFTLSKAVYSNSDGSVGGIVCVMDDMTERMQQQQFLIQQSKLTEMGEMIAGVAHQWNEPLVELSAIMQDMEFCFNSGEMDRTKMKEFVRDAIIQIQYMSQTLKDFRNFLKPSTRKTLFCAKKALNEVLEIIGRQIFYAHIDLRVHYLKDEEIFPVYGYENEFKQVLINVINNAKNKLVKSKKGGSITVEVDREIIHTKIIVSDDGGIIPEKIIGFIFDPYFTTTKNGTGLGLYMAKMIIEDKMGGSIRVQNRGTNTVEFRILVPNTKGGE
- a CDS encoding polyribonucleotide nucleotidyltransferase, encoding MEYKINVNNQEEIYDLGKVAKQAAGAALLKIKNTVILATVARDDTQVAENFVPLTVQYIEKTYAVGKIPGGYFKRETKPGDFETLTSRIIDRSLRPLFPKGYAYPTQITVFVLSCDSEVDLQVAALNAASAALYLSDIPVNKAVAGVRIGYIDGQYVVNPSNSALKTSSLDLYVAGTKEELLMIEMRSIASMETMSLPVMAIDPMLDPTLAESVIAKQSVNEFDEDAILAAIDKAQSAITEATSAYETTFKPLKKEDAILDYKQDLVNDSIYAYIDEFYKEEVYNAINQMAKSERASELGKIVTKILSDEVAVLEGWSKDLVDSVVNAYKKKIVREMIIEKRVRADGRKLNEIRPISIETNLLPLAHGSCLFTRGQTQALVVATLGNDKDAQMYDLLTEKNTINDTFMVNYNFPGFSVGEASPLRAPGRRELGHGNLARRALEPVVDMNRLQTIRLVSEILESNGSSSMATICGGALALKAAGIHLEKLVAGIAMGLVFEGDKHAVLSDIMGLEDHDGDMDFKVAGTRDGITALQMDIKLGGISRDVLKEALYQAKEGRAHILGLMEAANEEIVVNNAILPKLELFNVDPSKIVDIIGQAGKTIREIIEKFEVSIDLDREKGEVKIAGENKEKVEAAKEHIIQITNKPAFGGRGGHGRDRGDKHGHGHKEEKPIPTFIQDEVVDGVVKRIVDFGAFIELPGGIDGLLHVSKIADHRVDKVSDYLSLEQKVRVKILKQTGNKIELGLER
- a CDS encoding RDD family protein, encoding MTNEELIEKFESENITLASLQKRGLAYFIDEILISVLFSLIYFDQIPENMSTEEMIGAINSLFGYVVVLKVIYQTYFVWMYGATLGRIAMKIRVISTDDLENPSFLLSLSRAAFRIISESIFYLGFLWAALNPKRETWHDKVASTLVVNAN
- a CDS encoding F0F1 ATP synthase subunit C translates to MKKILFLMVAFATFAFAGEGETVKAYSALAVGIVLGLAALGGAIGMGNTASSAISGTARNPGLGGKLVTTMFIALAMIEAQVIYALVISLILLYKNPFLG